The genomic stretch ATCCTGCGGCCAATGGTTCTTCCAAGTGTATAATTTGCGGTATCTCCAAGTACCGCTGCTAAACCATTTATCAGGAGCAATAGCTTGATATCAAGAAAACCCAGGGCAGCAAAAGCACCAGACGCAAATAACAGGGAATCGCCTGGAAGAAACGGAGTCACAACCAGCCCTGTTTCACAAAAAACAATTAAAAATAAAATCAAATAGGTTCCAGCTCCGAAATGTTGGATTATCAAGTTCATATAGCTATCTAAATGAAGAATTACATCAATACCGTATTTTATAATATTCATTATTTTTCCGCCTTAAGTTTCGTATTCTTTTTTAAAAACAAAAGAATTTTATCACAAAATCATTTGCAAATCAAACCATTTAGACTCCGACGATATATCTTTTTTTTACCCTTCTTCAAATTCCTCCACCATCCGGTATCCAACGCCCATTTCCGTAAGAATATACTGGGGCGCTCCAGGATTTTCCTCTATCTTACGCCTTATATTCGCCATGTTGACGCGAAGGGTATGGCTTTCATCGGTATAAACCCCCCATATTTCCCGTATGATGAAATCATGGGTAAGCACCTTGCCTGCATTCTTGGACAGCAAAACCAACAGCTTATATTCAATAGGTGTTAAATGGATTTTTTCTCCATCTTTGTATACGACCCGTTTATTATAATCGATTTCCAGCTTACCAGCGGTAAACGTTTCATCCCCCTGAGCTTCTGCGGCGGCCGATTGAGGGCTGTGCCGCATTGCCGTCCGGATCCGGGCAAGGAGTTCTGAGGTTCCAAATGGCTTTACAATATAATCATCAGCGCCGAAGTCAAGGGCAGCCACCTTCTCACGCTCGTGACCGCGGGCGGAAACCACAATCACAGGAGTCTTTGACCATTGACGTATCGTTTTAAGGATCTCTACACCATCAATATCCGGCAGCCCAAGATCCAGGAGGATGATATCGGGAACACGGGAGGTAAACAGGGAAAGTCCTTCCTTCCCTGTTTTGGCTTTAACCACCTGATAACCATTTGAGGTCAGAATGGCAGATATAAAATTGCAAATCGCATCTTCATCTTCAATGATCAGCACCATTGGTTTTATATCCATATTTATTCACTTCCTTTCAAGGGCAGGGTGAAGCGGAATACCGTTCCACCGTCCTTCCTGTTTTCAGCCTCTAAGTTTCCCTGATGAGCGTTGACAATGGTTTTGCAGATGGACAGACCGATCCCCATTCCTCTTGAGGAATCAGCGCTCCTGTTTTCGTTAGGCTTATAACCTGCAAACAGATGGGGTAGGTCTTCACTTAGAATTCCCCTTCCCCTGTCCAGCACTTCGAATTTTGCCCATGTTCCTTCCCTCTCCAAACGAACCTCAATGGAAGAATCGGCTGGAGAATATTTAATAGCATTCTCAAGAAGGTTTATCAGCACCTGCACAATTAAGGTTCCATCCATTGGGACCTCCAAAAATTCCTCCGGGACATGAACATGAATTTTACTCTGGGGAAATCTTCGTTTGATACGGCTTACGGCCTCTCCTACGACCTCCTCCGCTGCCTCCGGGCTTTTCTTAAGATTGGAAGCATCTTCATTGATCCGTGTCACGGAGAGCAGATTTTCCACCATACGTATGAGCCATTGTGATTCCTCCTGTATGTTTGCAATCAGGCTGTTCTGGGTATTTTCATCAAGCATCTTCCCATTTTCCCGAATCACGGAGCTGGCACCCAAGATGCCTGCAAGAGGCGTGCGCAGATCATGGGATATTGCACGCAAAAGGGTACTGCGCATCTTTTCCTTTTCCGACTCCACTATCATGTTCCGTTGTTCATCGGAAAGGTGCTGCCGCTCCAGGGCCATGGCCACCTGGGAAGCGATCATGCGTAAAAACAGCCGGGTATTATGGTCAAGGTTTCCTTTTCCACAGGAAATTCCCCAGACAGCAAGAACCTTTCCCTGAGAGATCACAGGCATATAAAACGCTGCCGCTCCCATCAGGGTATCGGTTCCTGCTCCAGCGCGCTTCTGGTTTAAGAATACCCAGTGGGCAACGGCCTTTTCATCGGCGGAGTTTAAGACATCGGAACCGATATCATCAGCCGGCTGCTCTACTTCACCATTCGCCCCATGCTCAGGATCCGTGGTAAAAAATATGATAGAACGTTCAAACAGCTTGACCACATAGTCGTTTGTAAGAGCCACGATCCTGTCAAGGCCCCTTGTAGCAAGTAACTTTTTATTGATCTCATACAGGATTTCAGTACGGTGTTCTCTTTTCACGGCCAGCCGGGCTTCCGCTTTCATGCGCACGGTCAAAGCGCTTGTAATTAAAGCGACTAAGAGCATGATGACAAAGGTCAGGGGATAGCCGGATTGGATTGCGTTAAAAGTGTAATAAGGCTCTGTAAAAAAGAAATTAAAGGTCAGTACACTGACCGCAGAAGCAACAACTCCGTACCAATACCCTTCCGTCATTCGGGAAACCAGTAAAACGGAAAAAATATAAACCATAATGATATTCTGGTTCATAATATTAAGCCTGTGAAGCCAAAGGGACAACAGGGTGGCACCACCTAAAATAGAGAGTGCTTTCACAGTGTCCGTCCATGAAAAATGAATACTGTCATGTTTCGCTTTTTTTCTTGGCTCTTTATAGTTGCGTTTGGCAACGCTCCCAGGTATGATGTGGATTTCTATATTAGGCAAAAGAGAGATAAGCTTATCTTCAAAATCCAGGTCGAACAGATTCTTAAGTGTTTTTTTATTTCTGCTTTTGCCCACCACGATGTTTGTGATACCGGATAGCTTGGCATATTCCGATACAGTGGCGGCAATATCATGTCCAGTCAGGTTGACAAGCTCAGCCCCAAGCTTCTCTGCCAGGTCCAGGTTCGCACGGATGGTCTTCTGCTGCTCAGCGGTAAGGTCCTCGCTTTCCGTACTCTCCACGTACAATGCGGCCCAGCTTGCGTGAAATGCTTCCGCCGCCCGCGCTGTCCACCGGATGCATTTTGCCGATGAGGGGGAAGCTCCGATGCAGACAAGCAGCTTGGTGTTAGCCATTTTATCGGATAAGCTCCGCTCACTCTGATTCTCCGAGCTGATCTTATCCGCAGCGCAGCGCAGGGCGATCTCCCGCAAAAGCCGCAGGTTATCCTGTGTGAAAAAATTCTCCATGGCCGTTTCCGCCCGGTCAGTTCGGTAGATCTTACCTCCTTCCAGACGGCGCAGCAGTTCATCCGGTTCAATATCCACCAGTTCGATTTTCTCCGCCCGGTCAAAGATATAATCCGGTACGGTTTCCCGGACCCTGACCTTTGTGATGTTCTCGATCACGTCATTTAAGCTTTCCATATGCTGAACATTCACAGTTGTATAAACATCGATCCCTGCTCCCAAAAGCTCTTCAATGTCCTGATAACGTTTTTTATTCCTTCCGCCCTCTGCATTGGTATGGGCCAGCTCATCCACAAGAATCAATTCCGGTTTAAGTTCCAGAGCCTTATCTAAGTCGAATTCCTTTAGCTCTATATTGCGGTATGATACGGTTTTGGGTGGAAGCACCGGCAGACCATGCAGTTTCTGCATGGTCTCAGGACGGGTATGAGGCTCGATATAGCCGACTAAAACGTCGATCCCGCTTTTTAGGCGTTCCTGGGCGTCGTCAAGCATTGCAAAGGTTTTTCCTACACCGGCAGCATATCCAAAAAATATTTTTAACCTGCCCGGCCTTTGGTCCCGATGCGTCTGAATATCCTCTAAAATCGCGTCAGGGTCTGGTCTGTAATCAAAGGATTCCATCCAAATACCACCACCTTACTTTTTAGATATCATACCACTTTTTTTGTCTGCAGCAAACCATCAAGAGCCAAATTCACCTTTAAAACATTTACGCCCGGTTCGCCGATAAATCCAAGAAATCGCCCCTTTGTACAGGTCTTAATAATGCCTCTCACTTCATCCTCTGTTAAATTCCTGGCGGCAGCAATCCTTGCCACCTGGTATTCTGCCGCTTCAGGGGAAATATGAGGATCAACGCCGCTTCCTGATGCCGTAACCAGATCCATGGGAATATCCTCCTGATTGCCGGGGTCAAAGGAATGCCACCAGTTTATGCGCTCTAAAACAAGGGTTTTCTGTTCTTTGCTGACAGGGGAGAGGTTTGATACGCCGGAGGGCCTTCCAATAAGATATTGGGGCTTTGAAAACTCCTGGGCCAGCAACTGAGAGCCATATTCCTTTTGTGTTCCATCCTTTTGGGTAACAACGATCATGCTGCCGTTTGCCTGATCCGGAAACAGCAGCTGGGCAGCCCCCGTAACTGCAGCCGTATAAATGATACCGCACAATATGGTCATTATGCCAAAGCATACAACAGCGGTCTTAAATAATTTCATGATTTTCATAGTTTCCATTCACCTCACGCAAGACCGCACGCGGTCAGAATCATATCTATCAGCTTGATTGCGAAAAAAGGCGCGCAGATCCCGCCCAGGCCATAGACCAGCAGGTTTCTTGCCAGCAGCTTTTCAGCCGGCATCTCCCGGTATTTTACCCCTTTAAGAGCAAGAGGAATCAGTGCAATAATAATCAGTGCATTATAAATGATTGCTGAAAGCATGGCACTTTTGGCGCTGGTCAGACTCATAAAATTCAGAGCCTCCAGCTGTGGATAAATGCCGAAAAACAGTACAGGAATGATGGCAAAATACTTTGCTACATCATTTGCTACACTAAAGGTGGTCAAAGACCCTCTTGTCATTAAAAGCTGCTTGCCGATCCGGACAATATCGATGAGCTTGGTAGGACTGGAGTCTAAATCCACCATGTTTCCTGCCTCCTTGGCAGCCTGGGTTCCTGAATTCATTGCAACCGCAACATCAGCCTGTGCCAGGGCAGGAGCATCATTTGTGCCGTCTCCGGTCATGGCGACCAGATGGCCTTTGGCCTGGTAATCACGGATGAGGGCCAGTTTTGCTTCCGGCGTAGCTTCCGCAAGAAAATCATCTACGCCCGCTTCTGCAGCAATAGCCGCCGCCGTCATGGGGTTGTCACCGGTGATCATAATGGTCTTGATGCCCATTTTACGCAGATCTTCAAAACGTTCTTTTACGCCGTTTTTCACGATGTCCTTTAAATAGATCACGCCCATTACCTGATTGTTTTTTGCCACCACAAGAGGAGTGCCTCCTGCCTCGGCAACACGCATTACAAGCTTCTCACATTCCTCCGGGTAGTTGCCTCCCTTTTCCAGCACATAGGCTTTGATGGTATCAGCAGCACCTTTCCGGATCTCGTTTCCCTGATAGTCGATGCCGCTCATCCTTGTTTTTGCTGTAAATTCCACAAAGCTTGCGCCCAGGGCCGAAAGCTCCCTGCCCCGTATCCCAAACCGTTCCTTTGCCAGAACCACAATGCTTCTTCCTTCCGCTGTCTGGTCCGCAAGAGAGGAAAGCTGGGCTGCATCGGCAAGCTCCTGCTCTGTAACGCCGGCCACCGGCAGAAATTCACTTGCCTGGCGGTTTCCCAAGGTAATGGTCCCGGTCTTATCAAGCAGCAGAACATCCACATCCCCGGCAGCTTCAATGGCCCGCCCGCTCATTGCCAGAACATTGGCCTGATTTAAGCGGCTCATGCCTGCAATGCCGATGGAGGATAAGAGTGCACCAATGGTAGTAGGCGCCAGGCATACCAAAAGGGCAATGACATTGGTGATGGAGATGTCGGAACCGGATCCTGCCTGTAGGCTTGCAAAGCTGGTAAAGGGCCGCAAGGCTGCCGTTACCACAAGAAAGATAATGGTAAGGGTTATGAGCAAAATCTGCAAAGCCACCTCATTAGGTGTTTTCTTTCTGGATGCACCTTCCACCATGGATATCATTTTATCGAGAAAGCTTTCTCCTGCTTCCGCTGTTACTTCGATGATCAGCCAGTCAGACACCAGGGTGGTTCCCCCTGTTACAGCGCTTCGGTCGCCGCCGGATTCCCGGATGACCGGCGCAGATTCGCCGGTAATGGCACTTTCGTCCACAGAGGCTGCCCCATCGATCACTTCCCCATCCATTGGAATCTGCTCCCCTGCCCTGACATATACGATATCTCCTTTTTTCAGGGTATTGGAAAGAACCTCGGTATAATCGTCTATATTGGATGGCGTTTTCAGTTTTCTTGCCTTAACGTCCTTTTTGGCACTGCGCAGGCTGTCTGCCTGTGCCCGCCCCCGCCCCTCTGCAATCGCTTCTGCAAAGTTTGCAAACAGAACGGTAAACCATAAAATCAGGGATATGGTTAAGGTATAACCCGAATTCTCATCCTTAAGTCCTGCAAAGGAAAGAAAATATAAAACACCGGTCAGGACTGCTCCTATATAAACCACCAGCATGACAGGATTTTTCACCTGCACCCTGGGAGACAGCTTTACAAAGGACTGTCTCAGCGCATCATAAAAGATGCTTTTATCAACACTCTTTTTTTCCATTCTAATCACCTTCTGTCACTGCATTGTAAAGAAATCGGCTATGGGACCAAGGGCCAGCGCCGGCAAAAAGCTCAGCGCACCGATGATAAGGATAACTCCGGTCAAAAGTCCTATAAATATACCATTGCTGGTGGACAATGTGCCCTCGCTGACGGCTACGGCTTTCTTCCTTGCCATATTGCCGGCTAGGAAAATGACAGCTGTCATGGGAATAAACCGAACCAGCAGCATAATGATCCCGCCTAAAATATTGGTAAACGGGGTATTCCCGTAGAACCCTCCAAAGGAACTGCCGTTGTTATTCGCCATGGAAGAATAGGCATACAAAATCTCTGAAAATCCATGGGCTCCTGAATTGGTCAGCCATGACCGGGCACCAGGCATAGAGACGGCTGCGGAAGTACCTATAAGCGTCAGAAGCGGGGGTACAAGGACAATTAAGCAAACCATTTTCATATCAAAGGGTTCTACCTTTTTCCCAAGGTACTCCGGAGTCCGGCCAACCATTAAGCCTGCTATAAATACGGTAAGGAGTACAAATGCAAGCATTCCATAAAGTCCGCTTCCCACGCCGCCGAATACAATTTCCCCCAGCTGCATAAGGAACATGGAAACCATTCCTCCAAGGGGAGTAAGGCTGTCGTGCATTGCGTTCACGGAGCCGTTTGATGCCGCCGTGGTTACCACTGCCCATAAGGAGGAAGCACCGACACCATGAATTACCTCCTTGCCCTCCATGCTGCCGGAAACTGCTGCGTGTTCAAACACAGGAGCCGCAAACTGTTCGCTGACGGTTATGGCAGCAAGAGCTGCGGCAAAGAAAATCATCATAGTAATATAAATTGACCGCCCCTGCCTGCCGTCTTTTACTGCCCTTCCAAAGCTTACGCAAAGCGCCGCAGGAATCAGCAGAATGGATAGAACCTGTATCAGGTTCGAGAAGGCAGTTGGATTCTCAAGCGGAAACGCGGAGTTCATCCCAAAGAAGCCGCCTCCGTTCGTTCCAAGCTGCTTGATTGCGATCTGGCTTGCCGCAGGACCTAAGGGGATTGTCTGCAAGGCTCCATTTTCCAGCATGGTAACTTCTTTATAGGGGCCAAACGTCTGTACCACCCCCTGGGAAACAAGAAGCAAAGCCACGAGAAAAGAAATCGGGATCAGGATATAAAGCGTGGACCTTATTAAGTCCGCCCAAAAATTCCCGATAGTTTTTTTCTGTTTCAGGACAAAGCCTCTGATTAAGGCAAAGAGGACGGCAATCCCCGTTGCAGCCGACACGAAGTTCTGGACGGCAAGGCCTGAAAACTGGGTGAAATAGGACAGGGCGGATTCGCCTGAATAGGACTGCCAGTTGGTGTTGGAGATAAAGCTGGCGGCTGTGTTAAAAGCCAGATGCCAGCTGGTTCCTTTCATTCCCTCCGAGTTAAATGGCAGAATCCCCTGCAGCATCAGCAAACCGAAAAGAAAAACAAAGCCTGCCCCGCTGAATAGAAAAACGGAAAGTGCATACTTCCCTGCGTTCATCTCATCCTCGGCGTCAATGCCCATAAGCTTATAAATCCCCTTTTCCAAAGGGGCAAGGACAGGTGTCAATAATACCCTCTGCCCTGTCATAGCCTTGTATATATAAATGCCTAAAGGTATGGACAACCCAACTAAAACAGCAATATAAAATATGTCCTGCAAAACAATATGGCTCATAACTGATCACCTCGAAATAAAATATAAAATAAATAAATTAGCAATGAAACACCGATAATGCTTACCAGCATCAAAATAGCTCCCATGATATCCTCTCCTGATCCTTTTATTTTTC from Lacrimispora sphenoides JCM 1415 encodes the following:
- the kdpA gene encoding potassium-transporting ATPase subunit KdpA — encoded protein: MSHIVLQDIFYIAVLVGLSIPLGIYIYKAMTGQRVLLTPVLAPLEKGIYKLMGIDAEDEMNAGKYALSVFLFSGAGFVFLFGLLMLQGILPFNSEGMKGTSWHLAFNTAASFISNTNWQSYSGESALSYFTQFSGLAVQNFVSAATGIAVLFALIRGFVLKQKKTIGNFWADLIRSTLYILIPISFLVALLLVSQGVVQTFGPYKEVTMLENGALQTIPLGPAASQIAIKQLGTNGGGFFGMNSAFPLENPTAFSNLIQVLSILLIPAALCVSFGRAVKDGRQGRSIYITMMIFFAAALAAITVSEQFAAPVFEHAAVSGSMEGKEVIHGVGASSLWAVVTTAASNGSVNAMHDSLTPLGGMVSMFLMQLGEIVFGGVGSGLYGMLAFVLLTVFIAGLMVGRTPEYLGKKVEPFDMKMVCLIVLVPPLLTLIGTSAAVSMPGARSWLTNSGAHGFSEILYAYSSMANNNGSSFGGFYGNTPFTNILGGIIMLLVRFIPMTAVIFLAGNMARKKAVAVSEGTLSTSNGIFIGLLTGVILIIGALSFLPALALGPIADFFTMQ
- a CDS encoding sensor histidine kinase; translated protein: MESFDYRPDPDAILEDIQTHRDQRPGRLKIFFGYAAGVGKTFAMLDDAQERLKSGIDVLVGYIEPHTRPETMQKLHGLPVLPPKTVSYRNIELKEFDLDKALELKPELILVDELAHTNAEGGRNKKRYQDIEELLGAGIDVYTTVNVQHMESLNDVIENITKVRVRETVPDYIFDRAEKIELVDIEPDELLRRLEGGKIYRTDRAETAMENFFTQDNLRLLREIALRCAADKISSENQSERSLSDKMANTKLLVCIGASPSSAKCIRWTARAAEAFHASWAALYVESTESEDLTAEQQKTIRANLDLAEKLGAELVNLTGHDIAATVSEYAKLSGITNIVVGKSRNKKTLKNLFDLDFEDKLISLLPNIEIHIIPGSVAKRNYKEPRKKAKHDSIHFSWTDTVKALSILGGATLLSLWLHRLNIMNQNIIMVYIFSVLLVSRMTEGYWYGVVASAVSVLTFNFFFTEPYYTFNAIQSGYPLTFVIMLLVALITSALTVRMKAEARLAVKREHRTEILYEINKKLLATRGLDRIVALTNDYVVKLFERSIIFFTTDPEHGANGEVEQPADDIGSDVLNSADEKAVAHWVFLNQKRAGAGTDTLMGAAAFYMPVISQGKVLAVWGISCGKGNLDHNTRLFLRMIASQVAMALERQHLSDEQRNMIVESEKEKMRSTLLRAISHDLRTPLAGILGASSVIRENGKMLDENTQNSLIANIQEESQWLIRMVENLLSVTRINEDASNLKKSPEAAEEVVGEAVSRIKRRFPQSKIHVHVPEEFLEVPMDGTLIVQVLINLLENAIKYSPADSSIEVRLEREGTWAKFEVLDRGRGILSEDLPHLFAGYKPNENRSADSSRGMGIGLSICKTIVNAHQGNLEAENRKDGGTVFRFTLPLKGSE
- the kdpB gene encoding potassium-transporting ATPase subunit KdpB, producing the protein MEKKSVDKSIFYDALRQSFVKLSPRVQVKNPVMLVVYIGAVLTGVLYFLSFAGLKDENSGYTLTISLILWFTVLFANFAEAIAEGRGRAQADSLRSAKKDVKARKLKTPSNIDDYTEVLSNTLKKGDIVYVRAGEQIPMDGEVIDGAASVDESAITGESAPVIRESGGDRSAVTGGTTLVSDWLIIEVTAEAGESFLDKMISMVEGASRKKTPNEVALQILLITLTIIFLVVTAALRPFTSFASLQAGSGSDISITNVIALLVCLAPTTIGALLSSIGIAGMSRLNQANVLAMSGRAIEAAGDVDVLLLDKTGTITLGNRQASEFLPVAGVTEQELADAAQLSSLADQTAEGRSIVVLAKERFGIRGRELSALGASFVEFTAKTRMSGIDYQGNEIRKGAADTIKAYVLEKGGNYPEECEKLVMRVAEAGGTPLVVAKNNQVMGVIYLKDIVKNGVKERFEDLRKMGIKTIMITGDNPMTAAAIAAEAGVDDFLAEATPEAKLALIRDYQAKGHLVAMTGDGTNDAPALAQADVAVAMNSGTQAAKEAGNMVDLDSSPTKLIDIVRIGKQLLMTRGSLTTFSVANDVAKYFAIIPVLFFGIYPQLEALNFMSLTSAKSAMLSAIIYNALIIIALIPLALKGVKYREMPAEKLLARNLLVYGLGGICAPFFAIKLIDMILTACGLA
- a CDS encoding response regulator — protein: MDIKPMVLIIEDEDAICNFISAILTSNGYQVVKAKTGKEGLSLFTSRVPDIILLDLGLPDIDGVEILKTIRQWSKTPVIVVSARGHEREKVAALDFGADDYIVKPFGTSELLARIRTAMRHSPQSAAAEAQGDETFTAGKLEIDYNKRVVYKDGEKIHLTPIEYKLLVLLSKNAGKVLTHDFIIREIWGVYTDESHTLRVNMANIRRKIEENPGAPQYILTEMGVGYRMVEEFEEG